The sequence below is a genomic window from Lolium perenne isolate Kyuss_39 chromosome 4, Kyuss_2.0, whole genome shotgun sequence.
AGATTCATATTCCTCATTTAGCTCATTATCTCGCTTTCCTTGCACAACCCTCTCTAGATGCTTGAAAAAACGAAGAATGTCAAGATCAGATTTCAGATGGTTTTTCAAGTCACTGTTCAAGCTCTCGCTTAATTGTGTGCTTCTCATCCCTAGAGTGTAAGCATTCCTCATGAAACATCTTGCCCATTTCTCTTTTACTTTATATATACTGTCCAACCAAGTTTGTGTATCTACCTTGCTTCTTATGGCAGTGAAAGCTTCTTCAAAGGCTTCCTCATCCTCATACTTGTACATGCAAGCACTGAATTCAGCAAGAACATTTGGGCTGTCctcatcctttttcttttgaggTAAGTGTTTGATGGCATTTTGCATTATGTGAAAATTGCATAATCCACGCCATGCTTCTGTAAATACTGCATTAATTGCCTTACCCATTGCAATATCTTGATCAGTAAAGATAGTTCTAGGCTGCTTTTTGTTATGCACAGATAAGAATGTGTCGAATAACCATTTAAAAGAATCGAATGTTTCATCATATAGAAGTGCAGCCCCAAAAATTACTGTTTCTCTAAAATGGTTGAAGCCAACAAATACACCAAAGGGTCTGTATTCTTTATTTGTCCCAAATGTAGTATCGAAGGTGACaacatcaccgaaatgagcatagTCAATGATCATCTTAGCATCAGCCCAGAAGATATTTGTGATCTTTTCATCGCAGTCTAGCTGTTCATCATGTTGAAATGCGGGGTTCTCTGACTTTCTATCCTTAAAGTACTTAAGCATGGTTCCGGCTTCACCATACATCATCTCCCTTTGACGCTTGGTTCGCAAATAATTCTTGTGATCACGACGTATGTATCCAAGGTTTATTGTCCCACCAACCTGCCGACTTGCCAACTCATGGGCTCTTTTTGGCACAATTCCTGAATCATCCGCTGTTTCAATCTCAAAAGCTTGCAAAGCTGAAATCTTCCGCTGTGATGGCATCAAGTGGCATGTTTCGGGCAACTGCAGGACATGACTGTGTTCAACATCCAGCTCATGTACTTCATAATTTCCTACTTCTCGGTCAATAGTGATTCCCATCCGAACTTTACAGCCGGTTCTCGTTTCTGCACGGGGACGCCTTGTATTATGGTCTCTCTTGTCTTTTGCACGATAGCCCTCATTGGAACAAACGTATCTACTTGAAGTGACTACTCCAGCAATTTTGCTCTTGTTTTCATAGTTTACCCTTACATCAAATCCAATATGACCTCCATAACAGTTCCAGAAGTTCCAAGCCTCAATTGTAGAATTAAACTTCATGCCAATTTGAGGCATCCAAGTAGGCACCTTATTTGTCCTGTGAAAAACATATATAACATAATTTATTCGTCTGCTCGCACTAAGCAAAAGGATGATAGAGATTGAAAAATGAACAAAACTGACTACACCTGTTCTGATCCTTTTCCATGGCGTTAGTCTCAGTAGCCATTAGAACCTACTTTTTCCTTTCTTTCGTAGTTACTGGTGACAGAGAAAATTCAGTACAAGAATTCTATTGCATCCGTTTGAATAAGATTGATATCTTCTTTTTCGTTGCTAGGAGGAGTCCAAATAGGAGATTATTTGCATCTTTTGCAGAACAGCATACACCTTGGATGAGCGGCAGAAGAATGAGAGGGGGATGCTAGGAGATCGAGTCCAAAAGGGAGATCATGGGCGTATACCTTTGGGCGAGCGGGAGAAGCAGGCGAAGCAATTGAGGTCGAACAGATCGCTCTTTGGCGTTCTAAAAACTCTGATCTGTGTGTCTTGTTTGGCGCCAATTCTTTAGGCTTAGGAGATTTTCCCTCCACGGGAGTATTAAGAGCGAGTTTGTTTCCAAATTACCAGCGCAGTTTGAGGGGAGGAAAGAGAGCCATCGAGTCATTTTTTTTTTCAGGAAAACGCTTCGGCAATCATACCCGTACGATTAGAACGAAGGGCTGATTCTAATAGCTACAGCACATGTGCTGTGATAACTCAACTGTAGAGGAGCCAAGCCCCTATTTGACGGCCTTGccttctgaatcattgacacTGCCCCATGAGAGTTGgggtcaacgtaaggtggtggtggtggtgctgccgctattctgagctggtgtcgattgtcgtctgtaatcgcgggaggtggtggtAGGTGaacctcgcttctgggttctcgaggatttctctgtgctgctcgagcattAACGTTTTCTGCATGCCTTAGCATTGCTtggaaatttcgacagtctttctgcaagtgccctgactgtcttttaccattgttgtcgatgaaaaagtgcatctgacacggcccgttcatcatctcttcaggggacacgaaaggccttgggaacctaggcccgctattttgtctgttgctgcgagaatcatccctattgtcacctcgctgctcactgcttctctgataatcatctctgttgtttcctcctgtgtttgttcgaaaacctgctgaaatttgtcctggagcgtcataattcTGGTACTGTCGAgggaatcgtcgccttggttgataatttcgactgcggtcctcttctggcgacctgtgtcgtttgttgtgaacagcgtcttctccatctgcccatttatttgctatctccattaacgcggatactgtctttggattggtccttcccaagtcttcgacaaaatctccacgcctgactcctgcgacgaacgcatctattgctctctcgtcagatatattttctgccgagtttttgatgatattccacctctggatatattttctcattgactcatctggtttttgtcgacacgctctcaactcttctaacgacgcgggttttttgcacgtggatctgaagttcttgatgaacacgtcctcgaagctttcccagctgtcgatggatcctggagtgagtttctttatccacgatcgtgcggctccactcaagtgcacctggatgctttgcatggctgttgccctagttcctcctgtcagcttcaccgtctccagatagtcgactagccaatcctctggatcttgaaggccgtcgaacttcttgaagttatcgggtaacttgaatcctgaggggactcgagtttttcggactctccttgtgaagcatggtaagccacacatatcttcgtcgttaagttctggggactgccgatgatcccttctgctctgtcgcgctctatcgactcttgcttgtgctgctgtgtctcttgctccacttggtccttcaggtgctgccgctgttgctgctgcgggtcgtggactattttgccttgccgctccttcgggaggcgttgatacaaacgctgtccccatagctccaactcctgctatcgccatattgtatagtgtttcccttggatcacctggaggtggtttagatgcgagaataaaagcttgtgtcgccatatacccagcttctggtgtcttagggataatgtttcctcttgtgtctatcgacataaaggacatgtcgaggttttgaactaagtgctctctttctgcttcgggtatgtgttgtaaccttgatcttcctctgttccgagcctccctgtggctatcacccgaagttctagattgtctacttagatctgcccttctcctgctggatgcagaagctgcctcctttctcctgttcaactcagctgtctatttttccaattccctggcagctcgtgcaagcctatattgatatgcttgcaactcttctggtgtggccgtggtggccattggttctgtgccgttcatagctctcgtagctctatcccacgctgcttgtgaaagttgaactctatctcgcggctctggcccgacgtatttgttgcccaggccttgtcgcaaattggagggatcgacgtatggattccccagactgtcgaaagcctcagatgtctcctcttgatcttcaatggcgtaaatctgatgatactttgtacttagATCTAcgatgggtttggtgacatcatcgttgagattgatgaagaccttgcccactgtgagagatttgtcgatgaagtcgtaactgtcgacatcgcttgagccatcgcttatatatgagtccgcagatgactcagacgacatgtcgttgaagatcttggcgagtttctctcttgttctggtgctaatgtagcgtgtcgccgaagtttcttcttctcctgactccattgatgatgtatagcttgaaagatTGGAATCGTCGTccaacgatcccgacgaaatcggaacctcgacacggTACGATCCTTCTTTTTCGACGTGGAAGCGAAACttcc
It includes:
- the LOC139830354 gene encoding protein FAR1-RELATED SEQUENCE 5-like codes for the protein MPQIGMKFNSTIEAWNFWNCYGGHIGFDVRVNYENKSKIAGVVTSSRYVCSNEGYRAKDKRDHNTRRPRAETRTGCKVRMGITIDREVGNYEVHELDVEHSHVLQLPETCHLMPSQRKISALQAFEIETADDSGIVPKRAHELASRQVGGTINLGYIRRDHKNYLRTKRQREMMYGEAGTMLKYFKDRKSENPAFQHDEQLDCDEKITNIFWADAKMIIDYAHFGDVVTFDTTFGTNKEYRPFGVFVGFNHFRETVIFGAALLYDETFDSFKWLFDTFLSVHNKKQPRTIFTDQDIAMGKAINAVFTEAWRGLCNFHIMQNAIKHLPQKKKDEDSPNVLAEFSACMYKYEDEEAFEEAFTAIRSKVDTQTWLDSIYKVKEKWARCFMRNAYTLGMRSTQLSESLNSDLKNHLKSDLDILRFFKHLERVVQGKRDNELNEEYESRKKLPRVRIRTPAIIQASKVYTPCIFEDFQNEYERSISAYIKPSEEHNVYNIAIASLDPESTYEEESKVIVDHEEQKVLCNCGQFERLGILCSHALKALDVMNIKYLPSHYILKRWTREARSGTIQDSYGNIVLEDPRMEDRLCLKFFVHKFHGIASKALISEECRKLVDDALENLSKQVEEKAPSSTCRSEATCEEPDSSLQTACLKKKKTEKKNSRRNKSWIDKQRPNKKKKKKAELRGQMDTPAAQHQATTEQPAGINENALPEYGWMTRLLMWPS